AAGGGTGAGAGCATTACTCACGGAAAACGGTTTCGATCTCAAATGCAGCGGATCTAGAAAGGAATTTATGTCTATGGAGTCCTATTACGATCCTGGCGACCTGGCGAGGTTTCCGGAAATCGGAGAAGACGCATCCGAGTTGTCAGGCAAGTTCTTCGAATATTATGCAGCAGTGTTTGCTGAAGGGCTGCTCAGTGAGAGGGAAAAGGCCCTCATCGCCCTGGCAGTAGCTCACACTGTCCAATGTCCCTACTGCATCGACGCGTATACGCAAGGCTGTCTGGAGAAAGGATCCAACCTTGGAGAAATGACCGAAGCCATCCATGTAGCAACCGCAATACGCGGCGGTGCTTCGCTGGTACATGGTATCCAGATGCGGAGGATCGCAAAGAAGATATCCATGTGAGCTTTACACAAAGGCAGGAGCCCGAAACACTCCATTGAATCGATTAACTCTATCTTAGGAAAA
This region of Desulforhabdus amnigena genomic DNA includes:
- a CDS encoding arsenosugar biosynthesis-associated peroxidase-like protein, producing MESYYDPGDLARFPEIGEDASELSGKFFEYYAAVFAEGLLSEREKALIALAVAHTVQCPYCIDAYTQGCLEKGSNLGEMTEAIHVATAIRGGASLVHGIQMRRIAKKISM